A DNA window from Streptomyces sp. 71268 contains the following coding sequences:
- a CDS encoding Fur family transcriptional regulator, which translates to MATTDWKSNLRARGYRLTPQRQLVLEAVDTLEHATPDDILTEVRRTASGVNISTVYRTLDLLEELGLISHAHLGHGSPTYHVAERHHHLHLVCRDCTDVLEADQAIAEPFTRQLRESFGFDTDLKHFAIFGRCAKCAGGGEAGEEPTAAP; encoded by the coding sequence GTGGCGACCACCGACTGGAAGAGCAACCTGCGGGCGCGCGGCTACCGACTGACCCCACAGCGCCAGCTCGTGCTGGAGGCCGTGGACACCCTGGAGCACGCCACCCCCGACGACATCCTCACCGAGGTGCGCCGGACGGCGAGCGGGGTGAACATCTCCACGGTCTACCGCACCCTGGACCTCCTTGAGGAGCTGGGCCTGATCAGCCACGCCCACCTGGGGCACGGCTCGCCGACGTACCACGTGGCGGAGCGCCACCACCACCTGCACCTGGTGTGCCGGGACTGCACGGACGTGCTGGAGGCCGACCAGGCCATCGCCGAGCCGTTCACCCGCCAGTTGCGGGAGAGCTTCGGCTTCGACACCGACCTGAAGCACTTCGCGATCTTCGGACGGTGTGCGAAGTGCGCCGGCGGCGGGGAGGCCGGC